One part of the Ziziphus jujuba cultivar Dongzao chromosome 2, ASM3175591v1 genome encodes these proteins:
- the LOC132800817 gene encoding UPF0481 protein At3g47200-like produces MNKNDIANVKRDLFLLENQLPYIVLEKLMEGHKEYEWEDMIKNFITMCRRLPPAVKPWISSASSYFFKSPRKHGFQSPLHLLDTTRTRFVRQSATFPSRHCQVQDMIPLALLDMVRHCMGSRCSPKQNATPSATSDWYSYHLARVLKSMGIWFRPNKTGSFSDVKFESQLFIRGVLTLPPILTDASTKSLMLNLLAFESSYHNNSADNMQQGVVTSYMCFMDSLIDNAEDVMLLRTQNIITNCLGNDQIVADLFNKITSNLVPNRHTYAEAKLGIQNHCNNKFKKWMAEGHHIHFRNPWTLFALFGSLFLLGLTAAQTYLATMQLKQ; encoded by the coding sequence ATGAATAAAAATGACATAGCTAATGTCAAGCGAGACTTGTTCTTATTAGAGAACCAACTCCCTTACATTGTCCTCGAGAAGTTAATGGAGGGCCATAAAGAATATGAATGGGAGGACATGATTAAAAATTTCATCACCATGTGTCGAAGACTTCCTCCTGCAGTTAAACCATGGATATCTAGTGCTAGTAGTTATTTCTTCAAGTCACCACGAAAACATGGATTTCAATctcctcttcatcttcttgaCACGACGAGGACAAGATTTGTGAGACAAAGTGCTACCTTTCCTTCTCGACATTGTCAAGTGCAGGATATGATACCCTTAGCTCTTTTAGACATGGTGCGCCACTGTATGGGAAGCCGGTGCAGCCCCAAACAAAATGCCACCCCTAGTGCTACCAGTGATTGGTACTCTTATCATTTAGCTAGGGTGCTCAAGTCTATGGGAATCTGGTTCAGACCAAACAAAACAGGTAGTTTTAGCGATGTCAAGTTTGAATCTCAGCTATTCATTAGGGGAGTGCTCACACTTCCTCCAATACTCACAGATGCCTCCACCAAATCCCTAATGCTCAACTTGTTGGCTTTCGAATCGAGTTACCATAACAACTCGGCGGACAACATGCAGCAGGGTGTCGTCACGTCTTATATGTGCTTCATGGACTCACTCATTGACAATGCTGAAGATGTGATGCTCCTTAGGACTCAGAATATCATCACCAATTGCTTGGGAAATGACCAAATAGTTGCAGATCTATTTAACAAAATCACAAGCAATTTGGTCCCAAACCGTCATACTTATGCTGAAGCTAAGCTTGGAATTCAAAATCATTGCAATAACAAGTTCAAGAAATGGATGGCAGAAGGTCACCACATCCATTTCAGAAACCCGTGGACGCTTTTCGCATTATTTGGTTCCCTTTTCCTCCTCGGGCTCACTGCCGCTCAGACTTATCTTGCAACAATGCAGCTCAAACaatga